The genomic stretch ATCCTGACCTATCCGACCATCCTGATCCCGTTCTCGACCTGGCTGTTGATGGGCTACTTCAAGACCATCCCGTTCGAGCTGGAGGAATGTGCGCTGATCGACGGCGCGAGCCGGTGGCAGATACTGATCAAGATCGTGCTGCCGCTGGCGATCCCCGGCCTGATCTCGGCCTTCATCTTCTGCTTTACGCTGTGCTGGAACGAGTTCATCTACGCGCTGACCTTCCTGCAATCGACCCAGAACAAGACGGTGCCGGTCGCGATCGTCAACGAGTTCGTCGATGGCGACGTCTATCGCTGGGGCTCGCTGATGGCGGGCGCGCTGGCGGGTTCGTTGCCGCTGGTTATCCTTTACGCCTTCTTCGTCGAGCATTATGTGTCGGCCATGACGGGAGCCGTGAAAGAGTGAGCGCGCAGGCCCGGCCTGATATTCAAGAACAACAAGGAGACGGGTCTTGCACATTCTGATTCTGGGCGCCGCCGGCATGGTCGGCCGCAAACTGACCGAGCGGCTGCTGCGCGACGGACATCTGGGCCAGCGCGAGATCACGCGCATGACGCTGCAGGATGTGGTCGCGCCGACAAAGCCCGCCAACGCAACTATTCCGATCAGCATCGTCACCAGCGATTTTGCCGATCCCAATACCGCCGCGCCGCTGGTGGCGCACCAGCCCGAGGTCATCTTCCATCTCGCCGCGATCGTGTCGGGCGAGGCGGAGGCCGAATTTGACAAGGGTTATCGCATCAATCTCGACGGCACGCGGCATTTGATCGATGCCATCCGCGCTATCGGCGGTGGCTACAGACCGCGGCTGGTGTTCACGTCCTCGATCGCGGTGTTCGGCGCGCCGTTCCCGGACAAGATCGGCGACGAATTCTTCCACACGCCGCTGACCAGCTACGGTACGCAGAAGTCGATCTGCGAACTCCTGATCAACGACTATACCCGCAAAGGCCTGCTCGACGGCATCAGCATCCGCCTGCCGACGATCTGCGTGCGGCCGGGCAAGCCGAACAAGGCCGCCTCCGGCTTCTTCTCCAATATCATCCGCGAGCCGCTGGCGGGCGAGGAGGCCGTATTGCCGGTTTCCGAAGACGTGCGGCACTGGCACGCCTCGCCGAAATCGGCCGTGGGTTTTCTGGTCCACGCCGGCACCATGGACCTCTCGGCGATGGGCGCGCGGCGCAATCTCAGCATGCCCGGACTGTCGGTGACCGTCGGTGAGCAGATCGCAGCATTGGACCGCGTGGCCGGCAAGAACGTCACCGCGCGCATCAAGCGGGTGGCCGATCCCACCATCATCGGCATCGTCAGCGGCTGGCCGCGCGATTTCGTCACCGACCGCGCGCTGAAGCTCGGCTTTACCACGGCGGAAAAGACGTTTGACGATATCATCCGGATTCACATCGAGGATGAACTCGGCGGCAAGTTCGCAGCCTGAGATGACTTCAGGCCAACCCGCGCGGGGTGCGGTCATGACCCGAGTAGCGTCAATCGGCGAATGCATGATCGAGTTGAAACAGGCTCAGGGCGGCCTGTATTCGCGTGGCTATGGCGGCGATACGCTGAACACCGCCGTCTATCTCGCCCGTCTGGGTGTCGACGTCGATTACGTCACGGCGCTGGGGGACGATCCCCTCAGCGATGAGATGGTTACAGCCTGGACGGCCGAGGGCATCGGCACCAAGCGTGTCGCCCGGTTGGCGGGTAAATTGCCGGGCCTCTATGTGATCCAGACCGACGACAGGGGCGAAAGGCGGTTCTTTCACTGGCGCGAAAGCGCAGCCGCACGCAGCCTGATGGATTTGCCGGAGACGGACGACATCCTGAATTCGTTCGCGCTACGATGTCGTTTATCTGTCCGCGATCACGCTGTCGATTCTTGGCGAGGACGGACGCGGGCGCCTGATGGCGGCGCTGAAGCGGTCGCGGCTGCTCGGAACCCGCTTTGCCTTCGACACCAATTTTCGGGCCCGCGGCTGGCCCGATCTCGACATCGCGCGCCGGGTTTTCGGCGAGGCCTTTGAGGCCGCCGATATCGTGCTGGCCTCGACGGAGGATCTGTTGCCGCTCTATCCCGGAGAAAGCAATACGGCGCTGATGGCGCGCATTTCCAGTCCGGAATTGGTGTTGAAGCTCGCGGAGCCCAATTGTGTCTTGCGTTTCGCGGGAGGCTCGCACGAGGTGAAGGCCGAGCCGCTGACGAAACCCGTGGTCGATACCACGGCGGCCGGCGACAGTTTCGCGGCGGCCTATATCGCTGCACGGCTTGGCGGCGCCGATCCGATCAAAGCCGCGCGCGCCGGCCATCGCCTTGCTGGCGTCGTGGTTGGTTATCCCGGCGCGATCATCCCGCGCTACGCGATGCCGCCCAGGAAATCACCCAGACCCGCTCCCTCCCGCAAGGCATCTCAATGAACGCGACATCGAAACAGGAACGACTCGCTGATCTGTTCAGGCAGGCGACCGTGATCCCCGTTCTCACCATCGAACGGCTGGAAGACGCAGTGCCGCTCGCAAAAGCCCTCGTCGCCGGCGGTGTTCGCACTTTGGAAGTCACGCTGCGCACGCCGGTTGCGATCGAGGCCGCCAAGGCGATGATATCAGAGGTGCCGGACGCCATCGTCGGCATCGGCACCATCCTCAACGCGGACGATCTGGTCCGCACGGAGGCGCTCGGCGCCAAATTCGGCATCAGCCCGGGCGCGACGCCGGAACTCCTGAAGGCCGCCGCCGCAAGCCGCTTGCCGTTCGCGCCCGGCATCGCCACCGCATCCGAACTGATGCTGGCGCTGGCGCACGGCTTCGATCTCGTCAAATTCTTCCCGGCCGAGCAGTCCGGTGGTATCAAGGCACTGCGCGCGTTGGCAGGGCCGTTTCCGAACATACTGATATGCCCGACCGGCGGCATCGGCGAGGCCAATGCGGCGTCCTGGCTGGCGGAGCCGAATGTGCTGGCGGTGGGCGGTTCCTGGCTTTGCCCGGCCGCCGACATCAGGAACGGCAACTGGGCCGGCATAACCGCCATGTGCGAGCGGGCGATGAAATCGCTGAAACCGGCCTCAAGATAGGTTACATAACGGGCCGAACAGGAACAGGGAGAACGACCATGACAGCCAGCATCGTCGGATGGGCGCATACGCCTTTCGGCAAGTTCGACGCCGAGACGGTTGAAAGCCTCGTGGTCAAGGTCGCGACCGATGCGATGGCGGACGCCGGTATCTCGGCCTCCGATGTCGACGAAATCGTGCTCGGGCATTTCAACGGCGGCTTCTCGGCGCAGGATTTTACCGCCTCGCTGGTGCTGCAGGCCGATCCGGAATTGCGCTTCAAGCCGGCGACACGGGTCGAGAACGCCTGCGCGACCGGGTCAGCGGCGGTGCATCAGGGCATCCGGGCGATCGAGGCCGGTGCTGCGAAGATCGTGCTGGTGGTCGGCGTCGAACAGATGACGCGGACGCCGGGCCCGGAAATCGGCCGCAATTTGTTGAAGGCATCCTATCTGCCGGAAGACGGCGACACGGTCGGCGGTTTCGCCGGCGTGTTCGGCAAGATCGCGCAGGGCTATTTCCAGAAATATGGCGACCAGTCCGATGCGCTGGCGATGATCGCCGCCAAGAACCACAAGAACGGGGTCGCCAATCCCTACGCGCAGATGCGCAAGGATTTTGGCTTCGAATTCTGCCGCTCCGAGAGCGAGAAGAATCCGTATGTCGCAGGCCCCCTGAAGCGCACCGACTGCTCGCTGGTGTCGGACGGTGCGGCCGCGTTGGTGCTGACGGATTCGGAGACCGCCAAGACCATGGGCAAGGCGGTGAATTTCCGTGCCACCGCGCACGCGCAGGATTTCCTGCCGATGTCCAAGCGCGACATTTTGCAGTTCGAAGGTTGCACCGTTGCCTGGCAGCGCGCACTGGAGAAGGGCGGCGTCACGCTGTCCGATCTCTCCTTTGTCGAAACCCATGACTGTTTCACCGTCGCCGAACTGATCGAATATGAAGCGATGGGCCTGACGCCGCGCGGGCAGGGCGCCCGCGCCATCAAGGAAGGCTGGACGCAGAAGGACGGCAAGCTGCCGATCAATCCGTCCGGCGGCCTGAAGGCCAAGGGCCATCCGATCGGCGCCACCGGCGTCTCGATGCATGTGATGAGCGCGATGCAGCTCGTGGGCCAAGCGCCCGAGGGCATGCAGCTCAAGAACGCAAAACTTGCCGGCATCTTCAACATGGGCGGTGCTGCGGTCGCGAATTACGTCTCGCTGCTGGAGCCCGTGAAGTAGAAGTTGTAAAGTCCACGATCCGTCACCGCCAAAGGGGGCGTCATGAGCAACGAGAGCTCGTTATCACTATCCGAACTCAACGATCGGATCGCGATCCTTCAGGCCAACATCCGGCAGCTGGTCGAACAGGCGGCCGGCGCTTCGGGTGAACAGAGCGAAGAGCGCATCGCGAACCGCATCAACCAGCAGAATGAAGAGCTCGAAAAATTGACCAGGGAACGGGACGCCCGCTCGAAGAAGTAGCCGCCGCACGCCGGCGCCGCATTGGTCGACGCCAGCCGCGTAGTCGCCGCCCCGCGGGTGGCTTGGCGCATACGCCCATACGCCTGGCGCCCTTGCTCTTGGCGAAGCGCTGCCGTTACTAGGCCCAGAAGCAATAACGCGGCCGAAATTGTCCGCTTGTCTGGGAGCAACCATGGGACCATTGCAAGGCATCAAGGTCGTGGACATGACGACCGTGCTGATGGGGCCCTATGCCACCCAGATGCTCGGCGATTACGGCGCCGATATCATCAAGGTGGAATCGCTCGATGGCGACGTGACGCGGCAGATCGGGCCGACGCGCCATCCCGGGATGGGGCCGGTGTTTCTCAACACCAATCGCAGCAAGCGTTCGATCTGTCTCGATCTGAAAAAGCCGGCCGGGCGCGACACGGTGCTGCGGCTGATCAAATCCGCCGACGTGCTAGTCTACAATGTACGCCCGCAGGCGATGGCGCGCTTGCTGCTCGGTTACGACGACGTCTCGGCCGTCAACCCGCGTCTGATCTATGCCGGCGTATTCGGTTTCGGCCAGGACGGGCCTTACGCCGCAAAGCCTGCCTATGACGATCTGATCCAGGGCGCGACCGCGCTGCCGGCGCTGATGGCGCAGACCTCTGACGGTGTTCCCCGTTATGTGCCCAATGCGCTGGTTGACCGCATCGTGGGCCTCACCGCGGTCGGCGCGATCTGCGCCAGTCTGGTCGATCGCGACCGCACCGGGCGCGGCCAGCGCGTCGATATCCCGATGTTCGAGACCATGGCCGGTTTTGTCATGGGCGACCACATGGGTGGTCTGACTTACGAGCCGCCGCTCGACAAGGGCGGCTATGCCCGGCATCTGTCGCCGGACCGGCGGCCCTACAAGACCTCCGACGGCTATATCTGCGTGATCGTCTACAACGACAAGCAGTGGGAGAATTTCTTCAAAGCCACCGGCCGCGACGACCTCCGCAGCAATCCGAAATTTGCGACCTTCGCCGGCCGCGCCGTCAACATCGATACGGTCTATGCGGAACTGGCGCGCATTCTCGGAACCAAAACCACCGCCGAGTGGAGCGATATCCTGGAGAAGGCCGACGTGCCGGTGATGCCGATGCACGACCTCGAGAGCCTGCTGACGGACCCGCACATCGTCGCGACCGATTTCTTCCCCGTCATTGATCACCCGACCGAGGGACGCATTCGCAACATGAAGGTCTCGGCGCGATGGTCGGAGACGCCGGTCGAGACGACGCGGCTGGCGCCGCGCCTTGGCGAGCACTCTGCGGAAATTTTGCACGAAGCAGGCTTCTCCGCGGACGAGATCGCCGCCATGGTACGCGACGGCGTCACCAAGGCCGCGCCCAACACATAGGACCGGGAACTTACAGGATTAGATCATGGATTTCGCGCTGTCAGCCAACCAGGAGTCGATCCGCGATGCCGTGACAAAAATCTGTTCGCATTTCGACGAGCTCTATTGGCTGAAAAAAGACAAGGAGGGCGGCTATCCCGCCGACTTCCACCGCGCGCTGGCGGATGCCGGCTGGCTCGGTATCTGCATCCCCGAGGAGTATGGCGGTTCGGGCCTCGGCATTACCGACGCCGCGATCATGATGCGGACGATCTCGGAATCCGGCGCCGGCATGTCCGGTGCCTCCGCCGTGCACATGAATGTGTTCGGGCTCAATCCGGTCGTGGTGTTCGGCACCAAGGAGCAGTGCACGCGCATGCTGCCGCCGATCATCGACGGCCGCGACAAATCCTGCTTTGCGGTGACCGAACCCAATACCGGGCTCAACACCACCCAGTTGAAGACCCGCGCCGTGCGCAAGGGCGACAGATATATCGTCAACGGCCAGAAAGTCTGGATTTCGACGGCTCAGGTCGCCAACAAGATCCTGCTGCTGGCGCGCACCACGCCGCTGGAGGAAGTGAAGACGCCGACGCAGGGCTTGAGCCTGTTCTACACCGATTTCGACAAGAAGCGCGTGGCCGTGCACGAGATCGAGAAGATGGGCCGCAAGCCCGTCGATTCCAACGAATTGTTCTTCGAGAATTTCGAAATCCCGGTCGAGGATCGCCTCGGCGAGGAAGGCCGCGGCTTCGAATACATCCTGCACGGCATGAATCCCGAGCGCATCCTGATCGCAGCCGAAGCGGTCGGGCTCGGCCAGATCGCGCTGTCGCGCGCTTCGGCCTATGCCAAAGGCCGCATCGTGTTCAATCGCCCAATCGGCATGAACCAGGGCATCCAGCACCCGCTGGCGAAGAACTGGATGGAGCTGGAAGCCGCCTGGCTGATGGTGCTCTCCGCCGGCTGGCAATATGACCAGGGCATGCCGTGCGGACCGGCGGCCAACGCCGCAAAATATCTCGCGGCCGAAGCCGGCTTCCACGCCTGCGAGCAGGCGGTGATGACCCACGGCGGCTTTGGCTATGCCAAGGAATACCACGTCGAGCGCTATTTGCGGGAATCGCTGATCCCGCGCATCGCGCCGATCAGCCCGCAGCTCATTCTCAGTTTTATTGCCGAGAAGGTGCTGGGCTTGCCGAAGTCGTATTGAGATGAGGGCACACTCTCAGACCGTCATTCCCGGGCGCGTCGAAGGCGCGAACCCGGAATCTCGAGGTTCCGGGTTCGATGCTTCGCATCGCCCCGGAACGACGGAGTATTCATCGCCATGAGCTTCATCACCGGCGTTGGCCTCACGTCCTACGGCAAGCACGAGGGCTCGTCCTCGCTCGATCTCATGAGCAAGGCGGCCGGGCTTGCGCTTGCCGACGCCGGGCTGAAACGATCCGACATCGACGGTATCCTCTGCGGCTACTCGACGGTCTCGCCGCACATCATGCTCGCGACCGTGTTCGCCGAGCATTTCGGCATCTGCCCATCCTACGCCCATGCCGTGCAGGTCGGCGGCGCCACCGGGCTCGCGATGACCATGCTGGCGCATCATCTGGTCGATGCCGGCGTCGCCAAGCATGTGCTGGTGGTCGGCGGCGAAAACCGTCTCACCGGGCAGAGCCGCGACGCCTCGATCCAGGCGCTGGCCCAGGTCGGCCATCCCGATTACGAGGTGCCGCTGGGGCCGACCATTCCCGCTTACTACGGCCTGGTGGCGTCGCGCTACATGCACGAGTATGGCGTGACGGAGGAGGATCTTGCGGAGTTCGCGGTGCTGATGCGCAAGCACGCGCTCACGCATCCCGGCGCCCAGTTCCACGATCCGATCACGGTCGCCGACGTGATGGCCTCAAAACCGGTGGCGATGCCGCTAAAGCTGCTGGATTGCTGTCCGGTATCCGACGGCGGCGCGGCGTTCGTCATCAGCCGTGAGGCTACCTCCGAGGCGGGCGTGCGCATCCGCGGCTGCGCGCAGGCGCATACCCACCAGCACGTGACGGCAGCACCGGCTCTGAGCGAACTCGGCGCCGAGATTGCGATCGCCAAGGCCAAGGCCGCGTCGGGCGTTGCGATATCGGACGTGCGATACGCCGCGGTCTACGACAGCTTTACGATCACGCTGGCGATGCTGCTGGAAGATCTGGGCCTTGCCAGGCGCGGCGAGGCGGCGGCGCGGGTGCGAGCCGGTCATTTCGGCCGCGACGGCGACATGCCGCTCAATACCCATGGCGGGCTGCTCAGCTACGGGCATTGCGGCGTCGGCGGCGCGATGGCGCATCTGGTCGAGACCCATCTGCAGATGACGGGGCGTGCCGGCAATCGCCAGATCCGCGACGCCTCGATCGCGCTGCTGCATGGTGACGGCGGCGTGCTGTCGTCGCATGTCAGCATGTTCCTGGAGCGGGTGCGATGAGTGAAAGACTCAGGGATTGGACCAAGGGCGAGGCGGCGATCGTCTATCAATCCTGCGGCGCTTGCGGAAAAGTGCAATATTTCCGCCGCGCATTTTGTGCGGCCTGCGGGGCGCCGGACCCGGTGGAGAAACGCGCCAGTGAGGTAGGGACCGTTTACGCCACGTCGCTGGTGTGCCGCGCCGCGACGCCGGAGGCCCGGGCGCATGTTCCCTACAACATCGTTCTGGTCGATACCGCGGAAGGTTTTCGGATGATGGCCCATGGCGACAACGATCTCGCGATCGGCGACAAGGTCATCGCGCGCTATCAGCAGTTCGCTGGGCGGCTGGTTCCATACTTTGCGAAAGCGAAGTGAACCTGCGGCGTCGTTGCAACGAGGCCTCACGAAGCAATCCAGACCTACGCGATACTGTCAATCCGGATTGCTTCGTCGCTTACGCTCTTCCCACTGACGCCGATACTACGCGTACAAACACAGTGGCAGCTTTCACCGCCAGTAGAAGATAATACCGGCGATGACGAGCATCGCCGTCACCGCCAACATTTGCGCAAGCGCCTCCGAGGCCGCCCTCTTGGTGGCTTCCTTCATGCCTGTCTCCCTAGACTTGGGCGTGACTCATCGTTGCGCGAAGCGCTTTCGACGGTCATCATTTTTACTCGGAACACCCCGCGACGAGTATTCGCTTTGATGAGTCCCCACTCAGCGAATATCGACCGTGCCAAGGTCGAACAGCAATGCGGCGGCATTTTGACTCAGCCGTGTTGCTCTCGCGTCAAACGCCGGATAGGGTTTTGGAAACCGTCCGACAACGATAATCGAAACCCAGGTGAGAAATGGCCCGTATCGACTACAGCGATCCCGCGAAAGCCAGCGACCGCACCCGCGAAATCCTCGGCAAGAACCGCAATGCCAATATTTTCCGGATGATGGCGCATTCGCCGAGCTATTTCGAACAATATTGCCGGCTGGGTGGCGCGATCCGCCACAAGGGTGAACTCGATCCGGTGGTGCGCGAACTCGCCATCACCCGCACCGGAATCCTGTGCGAGGCGCCGTACGAGATCGTCGCTCACAAGCGCATCGGCAAGAACGTCGGCGTCACCGATGAGCAGAACGAGGCGCTGGAGAACTGGCAGTCGGCCAAATGCTTCAACGAGGTGCAGCGCGCCGCGCTCGCCTTCGCCGATGAAATCGTCAAGCTGCACAAGCCGACGGATGCGACCTTCAACGCCATTGCCTCGAAACTGACGCCGGCCGCGCTGGTCGAACTGCAGCTCTCGGTCGGCTTCTACATCATGACGTCGAAGTTTCTGGAAACCTTTGCGATCGACATGCAGCCGGTGACGGATGTGGTGAGCTGACCTGGCGGCAGTGCTAGAGCCGCGCCGCTGTGTCGATCAGTCCCGCGGACCGTATCGCCGCAGCGCCTCCAGCGTCAGTCCCTTGCCGACGGCGCCAAAGCTATCGCCATCGACGATGCGGGCCAACGGCACCGCCTTTTTGATTGCGTTGCGGACATGGGCGAGCCGCACCGAGCCTCCGGTCAGGAACACGGCGTCGATATCATCGGCGGCCAGTCGCGCCTGGGTGAGGCAGTTCTTGATGCGGGCCGCGATGCGCTCGGCCAATTGCCGGGTGTGGCTGACGAGATCGGGGCGGCCGATCGCGGCGCTGAGGCCGGGCGCGACCCATTCCAGCGGGATGTCGGCGCGGCGCTGGTCGGACAGCGCGATCTTGGCGTCCTCGACCTCCATCGCCAGCGTATGGCCGCGCTGTTCGTCGACCACGCGCACCAGCCGGTCGATCAGGGCCGGCTCGCTGGCTTCCTGCCGCACCTGACGGATATCCGCGATCACCCGCGGCTCATACATGCGGTTGATGCTCGACCAGGTGGCGAGGTCGTGGAAATAGCTCGAGGGCACGTC from Bradyrhizobium sp. Ash2021 encodes the following:
- the denD gene encoding D-erythronate dehydrogenase; the encoded protein is MHILILGAAGMVGRKLTERLLRDGHLGQREITRMTLQDVVAPTKPANATIPISIVTSDFADPNTAAPLVAHQPEVIFHLAAIVSGEAEAEFDKGYRINLDGTRHLIDAIRAIGGGYRPRLVFTSSIAVFGAPFPDKIGDEFFHTPLTSYGTQKSICELLINDYTRKGLLDGISIRLPTICVRPGKPNKAASGFFSNIIREPLAGEEAVLPVSEDVRHWHASPKSAVGFLVHAGTMDLSAMGARRNLSMPGLSVTVGEQIAALDRVAGKNVTARIKRVADPTIIGIVSGWPRDFVTDRALKLGFTTAEKTFDDIIRIHIEDELGGKFAA
- the eda gene encoding bifunctional 4-hydroxy-2-oxoglutarate aldolase/2-dehydro-3-deoxy-phosphogluconate aldolase: MNATSKQERLADLFRQATVIPVLTIERLEDAVPLAKALVAGGVRTLEVTLRTPVAIEAAKAMISEVPDAIVGIGTILNADDLVRTEALGAKFGISPGATPELLKAAAASRLPFAPGIATASELMLALAHGFDLVKFFPAEQSGGIKALRALAGPFPNILICPTGGIGEANAASWLAEPNVLAVGGSWLCPAADIRNGNWAGITAMCERAMKSLKPASR
- a CDS encoding acetyl-CoA acetyltransferase, producing MTASIVGWAHTPFGKFDAETVESLVVKVATDAMADAGISASDVDEIVLGHFNGGFSAQDFTASLVLQADPELRFKPATRVENACATGSAAVHQGIRAIEAGAAKIVLVVGVEQMTRTPGPEIGRNLLKASYLPEDGDTVGGFAGVFGKIAQGYFQKYGDQSDALAMIAAKNHKNGVANPYAQMRKDFGFEFCRSESEKNPYVAGPLKRTDCSLVSDGAAALVLTDSETAKTMGKAVNFRATAHAQDFLPMSKRDILQFEGCTVAWQRALEKGGVTLSDLSFVETHDCFTVAELIEYEAMGLTPRGQGARAIKEGWTQKDGKLPINPSGGLKAKGHPIGATGVSMHVMSAMQLVGQAPEGMQLKNAKLAGIFNMGGAAVANYVSLLEPVK
- a CDS encoding CoA transferase — encoded protein: MGPLQGIKVVDMTTVLMGPYATQMLGDYGADIIKVESLDGDVTRQIGPTRHPGMGPVFLNTNRSKRSICLDLKKPAGRDTVLRLIKSADVLVYNVRPQAMARLLLGYDDVSAVNPRLIYAGVFGFGQDGPYAAKPAYDDLIQGATALPALMAQTSDGVPRYVPNALVDRIVGLTAVGAICASLVDRDRTGRGQRVDIPMFETMAGFVMGDHMGGLTYEPPLDKGGYARHLSPDRRPYKTSDGYICVIVYNDKQWENFFKATGRDDLRSNPKFATFAGRAVNIDTVYAELARILGTKTTAEWSDILEKADVPVMPMHDLESLLTDPHIVATDFFPVIDHPTEGRIRNMKVSARWSETPVETTRLAPRLGEHSAEILHEAGFSADEIAAMVRDGVTKAAPNT
- a CDS encoding acyl-CoA dehydrogenase family protein translates to MDFALSANQESIRDAVTKICSHFDELYWLKKDKEGGYPADFHRALADAGWLGICIPEEYGGSGLGITDAAIMMRTISESGAGMSGASAVHMNVFGLNPVVVFGTKEQCTRMLPPIIDGRDKSCFAVTEPNTGLNTTQLKTRAVRKGDRYIVNGQKVWISTAQVANKILLLARTTPLEEVKTPTQGLSLFYTDFDKKRVAVHEIEKMGRKPVDSNELFFENFEIPVEDRLGEEGRGFEYILHGMNPERILIAAEAVGLGQIALSRASAYAKGRIVFNRPIGMNQGIQHPLAKNWMELEAAWLMVLSAGWQYDQGMPCGPAANAAKYLAAEAGFHACEQAVMTHGGFGYAKEYHVERYLRESLIPRIAPISPQLILSFIAEKVLGLPKSY
- a CDS encoding thiolase family protein gives rise to the protein MSFITGVGLTSYGKHEGSSSLDLMSKAAGLALADAGLKRSDIDGILCGYSTVSPHIMLATVFAEHFGICPSYAHAVQVGGATGLAMTMLAHHLVDAGVAKHVLVVGGENRLTGQSRDASIQALAQVGHPDYEVPLGPTIPAYYGLVASRYMHEYGVTEEDLAEFAVLMRKHALTHPGAQFHDPITVADVMASKPVAMPLKLLDCCPVSDGGAAFVISREATSEAGVRIRGCAQAHTHQHVTAAPALSELGAEIAIAKAKAASGVAISDVRYAAVYDSFTITLAMLLEDLGLARRGEAAARVRAGHFGRDGDMPLNTHGGLLSYGHCGVGGAMAHLVETHLQMTGRAGNRQIRDASIALLHGDGGVLSSHVSMFLERVR
- a CDS encoding OB-fold domain-containing protein; this encodes MSERLRDWTKGEAAIVYQSCGACGKVQYFRRAFCAACGAPDPVEKRASEVGTVYATSLVCRAATPEARAHVPYNIVLVDTAEGFRMMAHGDNDLAIGDKVIARYQQFAGRLVPYFAKAK
- a CDS encoding carboxymuconolactone decarboxylase family protein, giving the protein MARIDYSDPAKASDRTREILGKNRNANIFRMMAHSPSYFEQYCRLGGAIRHKGELDPVVRELAITRTGILCEAPYEIVAHKRIGKNVGVTDEQNEALENWQSAKCFNEVQRAALAFADEIVKLHKPTDATFNAIASKLTPAALVELQLSVGFYIMTSKFLETFAIDMQPVTDVVS